The following are from one region of the Aspergillus luchuensis IFO 4308 DNA, chromosome 4, nearly complete sequence genome:
- a CDS encoding SDR family NAD(P)-dependent oxidoreductase (COG:Q;~EggNog:ENOG410PW3M;~InterPro:IPR036291,IPR002347,IPR020904;~PFAM:PF00106,PF13561;~SECRETED:SignalP(1-25);~go_function: GO:0016491 - oxidoreductase activity [Evidence IEA];~go_process: GO:0055114 - oxidation-reduction process [Evidence IEA]): protein MSQFNAAQLLSVEGLVVVLTGGGTGLGRSTALALAENGAAKVFILGRREDVLQETVSLGKKDTIIPVQADITSKESLQAAHKTVAAQTDHVDLLIANSGYGGLPMAPPKPKPDGSIPSLAEFRDHLWSTPEEDFGKLMDINVKGTFFTVVAFLPLLNAANERRPAPAMDEPPTPKAQVIIVGSVAGHFRVVPYSIAYNISKGAVHHLIKTLSNILTPYDIRVNGIAPGLFPSEMTKTAFGITKSSAMDGAFPKSELPPGRTGRHEEFAGLVLWMASPSGAYANGNITIIDGGWLSTLPSC from the exons ATGTCGCAATTCAATGCTGCCCAGTTGTTGTCGGTCGAAGGACTGGTTGTCGTCTTAACCGGTGGTGGCACAG GATTGGGCCGTTCAACAGCCCTTGCCCTGGCCGAAAACGGTGCCGCAAAAGTCTTCATCCTTGGCCGTCGAGAAGACGTTTTGCAAGAGACCGTGTCTCTTGGCAAGAAAGACACCATTATTCCAGTCCAGGCGGATATAACATCGAAAGAGTCTTTGCAGGCAGCCCATAAGACTGTCGCAGCACAAACAGATCATGTCGACCTACTGATCGCCAACAGCGGCTATGGAGGCCTGCCAATGGCACCGCCAAAGCCAAAGCCGGACGGGTCAATCCCAAGTCTTGCTGAGTTCCGAGATCATCTGTGGTCCACCCCAGAAGAAGATTTCGGAAAGCTCATGGATATCAACGTGAAAGGGACGTTTTTCACGGTTGTTGCATTTTTGCCTCTGCTCAACGCAGCAAATGAGAGAAGACCGGCTCCCGCAATGGACgaacccccaacaccaaagGCACAGGTTATCATAGTTGGTTCGGTAGCCGGTCATTTTCGAGTCGTGCCTTATAGCATCGCATATAATATCTCCAAGGGTGCGGTACATCACCTAATCAAGACACTGTCCAACATTCTCACACCGTACGATATCCGTGTGAATGGTATAGCACCGGGATTGTTTCCTTCTGAGATGACGAAGACAGCGTTTGGAATCACCAAGTCATCAGCCATGGATGGTGCTTTTCCCAAAAGTGAACTGCCACCCGGTCGGACTGGTCGCCATGAAGAGTTTGCAGGCTTGGTCCTTTGGATGGCTAGTCCCTCTGGGGCATATGCCAATGGCAATATCACAATCATCGATGGGGGTTGGCTGAGCACGTTGCCAAGTTGTTAG
- a CDS encoding isopenicillin N synthase family dioxygenase (COG:Q;~EggNog:ENOG410PFG6;~InterPro:IPR026992,IPR027443,IPR005123;~PFAM:PF03171,PF14226;~go_function: GO:0016491 - oxidoreductase activity [Evidence IEA];~go_process: GO:0055114 - oxidation-reduction process [Evidence IEA]), with translation MEGNLPQQQCHPASTAVEKDDLVIPIIDFGPFLNGTPADKHEVAMSIVDAFKSSGFLYLKDHGIPPSVVSGVFGSSGRFFGRSQDQKDSLCWTTPQSNRGYVKTGQEKLSTVDDVAGVSRTTPDLKETMEIGREGVDGFPNRWPDHIDDEGKDFKQVMLSFFDMCKSLHTEVMRAIALGMNLPEHFFDAYVDAGDNNLRLLHYPSVPKEVFKQNPGQVRAGEHSDYGSITLLFQDSRGGLQVRSPKGTFVDVTPIADTVVINAGDLLARWSNDIIKSTRHRVVEPPTAVGEEENDSVVYPDRYSIAYFCNPNMNQFIEAIPGTFEEETRPAKYPGITTGDYLVQRLTATI, from the exons ATGGAAGGTAACCTCCCCCAGCAACAGTGTCACCCAGCTTCTACAGCTGTGGAAAAGGATGACTTGGTTATCCCA ATCATCGACTTCGGGCCTTTTCTTAACGGCACCCCCGCCGATAAGCATGAGGTCGCCATGTCCATCGTAGACGCTTTCAAATCATCCGGCTTTCTATACCTCAAAGACCACGGCATTCCTCCTTCCGTTGTCTCCGGTGTATTTGGCTCTTCAGGTCGCTTTTTCGGTCGATCGCAGGATCAAAAAGATAGTCTGTGCTGGACTACCCCACAGTCGAACCGTGGATACGTCAAGACTGGGCAAGAGAAGCTAAGCACGGTCGATGACGTGGCGGGGGTCTCTCGAACCACTCCCGACCTGAAGGAGACAATGGAAATCGGTCGGGAAGGTGTGGATGGCTTTCCTAATCGGTGGCCCGACCAcatcgatgatgaagggaaAGACTTTAAGCAGGTGATGTTGTCGTTCTTTGACATGTGCAAGTCGCTCCACACGGAGGTCATGCGGGCTATTGCACTGGGCATGAACTTGCCAGAGCACTTCTTCGATGCCTATGTGGATGCGGGCGACAATAACCTTCGCCTGCTGCATTATCCTTCAGTGCCTAAGGAGGTCTTCAAGCAAAATCCGGGACAAGTTCGAGCCGGTGAACATAGCGATTATGGCTCTATCACGCTTCTCTTTCAAGATAGCCGCGGGGGACTGCAAGTTCGTAGTCCCAAGGGCACTTTTGTGGATGTGACCCCCATCGCCGACACCGTGGTGATTAATGCTGGCGATTTGCTGGCCCGATGGTccaacgacatcatcaaAAGTACGCGACACCGAGTTGTCGAGCCGCCGACAGCagtcggagaggaagagaacgaTTCGGTCGTTTACCCTGATCGCTACAGCATTGCATACTTCTGCAACCCCAACATGAACCAATTTATTGAAGCTATTCCTGGAACCTTCGAAGAGGAGACCCGTCCTGCAAAGTATCCTGGAATAACCACGGGCGATTATCTGGTGCAACGACTTACAGCAACCATATAA
- a CDS encoding uncharacterized protein (COG:S;~EggNog:ENOG410PS0R) translates to MNGVTMPSPAQLALAMAIVKLKPPDVDLKEHLLQIRHHIKSTHSSDRSYTHDKFFDSVSFWQQAYERSEAEQCNLLDRIYELEQHNESLRARLQGADDAGAENGQAALKRKTTAKGAAPGSGAMTRKRAKTQTFSRMDTSVFGNSLSAGLDGGVVDHLDFSEQFTAPFMRQLYALQKVLQKRPNNANIVRAAVELCATATKTVLYAIEQPVVSRSTTKAIPEPKRPDILAVLNSTENAFLILFQTFKKLSASGQHLRDAGQITYSIVRLYEVIIEALGRHCRRKAEQQLRESKPSANQTQPRQKAKTKRSRTGYSVDDQNQADERDEIATHMSLLLSRMALSLNIDCVAKQSILEGFLFVLLNRVGKLVSLFVFHDLRLRPDLQMNDARFPLPGGLEGINMAENTLPAAAMEAKSLIWPLEKMLVLLEDAPSMSSDPSHGCTNKQLAAKLKGKLQATLLHSVFGTDSLWPEALHYPMGPDERDLERLQTCSGIPEQSVPDWFVQEIWRLIGWEMLAARNSPKM, encoded by the exons atgAATGGAGTTACAATGCCTTCACCAGCTCAGCTAGCGCTTGCAATGGCCATCGTCAAGCTTAAGCCACCGGATGTGGATCTCAAAG AGCATTTATTGCAGATTCGTCATCACATCAAAAGCACCCACTCATCTGACAGGTCTTACACGCATGACAAATTCTTCGACAGCGTCTCATTCTGGCAACAAGCATACGAGCGGTCCGAAGCAGAACAATGCAATTTGCTGGATCGGATCTACGAATTAGAGCAACACAATGAGTCACTTCGGGCACGGCTCCAGGGTGcagatgatgctggtgcaGAAAACGGTCAAGCGGCATTGAAACGCAAGACTACTGCGAAGGGTGCTGCTCCCGGTAGTGGTGCTATGACACGGAAGAGAGCAAAGACCCAGACCTTCTCTCGAATGGATACCTCGGTGTTTGGCAATAGTCTTTCTGCAGGATTAGATGGCGGTGTGGTCGATCATTTAGACTTTTCTGAACAAT TCACTGCACCTTTCATGAGGCAACTCTACGCATTACAGAAAGTTCTGCAGAAACGGCCCAATAATGCAAACATTGTTAGGGCCGCAGTGGAGCTTTGCGCTACTGCAACAAAGACTGTTCTTTATGCGATTGAACAACCAGTTGTATCCCGATCCACGACTAAAGCGATACCAGAGCCCAAGAGGCCGGATATACTAGCTGTTTTGAACAGCACCGAGAATGCTTTTCTTATCCTATTCCAGACTTTCAAGAAACTATCTGCATCTGGACAACATCTGCGAGATGCTGGGCAGATTACGTACTCTATCGTTCGCTTATATGAGGTTATTATAGAAGCTTTGGGTCGGCATTGCAGGAGAAAAGCGGAACAGCAACTTCGTGAGTCTAAACCAAGCGCGAACCAAACTCAACCAAGGCAAAAGGCAAAAACCAAGCGATCCAGAACAGGCTACTCTGTTGATGATCAGAACCAAGCAGATGAAAGAGATGAAATAGCCACTCACATGAGCTTGTTGCTGAGTAGAATGGCACTATCGCTCAACATTGACTGTGTAGCTAAACAAAGTATTCTTGAAGGGTTCCTATTCGTCCTTTTGAATCGTGTGGGGAAGCTAGTTTCCTTGTTCGTCTTCCACGATTTGCGTTTGCGACCTGATTTGCAGATGAATGATGCCAGGTTTCCTTTGCCAGGGGGTCTGGAGGGAATTAACATGGCTGAGAACACATTACCCGCAGCGGCCATGGAGGCTAAGAGCCTTATATGGCCATTGGAAAAGATGTTAGTCCTACTCGAAGATGCTCCATCTATGTCTTCAGATCCCAGTCATGGGTGTACAAACAAGCAGTTGGCTGCAAAGCTCAAGGGAAAGCTACAGGCTACCCTGCTTCACTCGGTCTTTGGCACCGACTCGCTCTGGCCAGAGGCTCTACACTACCCCATGGGGCCAGATGAACGGGACCTTGAACGACTTCAGACCTGCTCGGGAATTCCCGAGCAATCAGTGCCCGACTGGTTTGTACAAGAGATTTGGAGGCTCATAGGCTGGGAGATGCTAGCTGCGAGAAATTCCCCGAAGATGTAG
- a CDS encoding putative cell cycle control protein (Cwf23) (COG:O;~EggNog:ENOG410QE0U;~InterPro:IPR035979,IPR001623,IPR036869,IPR012677, IPR018253;~PFAM:PF00226;~TransMembrane:1 (o261-279i);~go_function: GO:0003676 - nucleic acid binding [Evidence IEA]): MASKDDLKAHAASNEDFYALLDISPAAAESEIRRAYRRTALKYHPDKIANPTPADIDKFHTLQIAYDVLSDPSVRQLYDNAREARQRKQRERDMMDAAKRKMREDLEARERAGAAAMGGAGAQRGVKRPWMGGGADDDAEVKLQREIERIAEDGRRRRREAEEKLKQEMEEEEKLMRQEEEEAQRAADRSSQKVDRSKEGGTNVPELERGVKVRWVREGRGLDLDKDRLISLFSSYGEIENILLLKDKRQRIGDNREKKTVATAVVIFASIVSAHFAVLNSEKKMRQSVGQADSEWSAIESVFWASGSQPDLSVAANSYSTASTPLEQGIAAPNSSGPIPSAAPPKPSFNFAGLKSAASDAAGKKPGKAPSFGSFAAGAASKSAQSAPAGSTNGSSAPSMAELTLMRLRNAQREKERKALEEQLRKEDEAADAAEAGAKV; the protein is encoded by the coding sequence ATGGCTTCAAAAGACGACCTTAAGGCCCACGCGGCCTCCAACGAAGACTTCTACGCCCTCCTCGATATCTCCCCGGCCGCTGCAGAATCAGAAATTCGTCGCGCCTACCGCCGAACCGCTCTGAAGTACCACCCCGATAAGATCGCGAACCCCACACCTGCGGACATCGACAAGTTCCATACGCTCCAGATCGCCTACGATGTTCTTTCCGATCCGTCGGTGCGGCAGCTCTACGATAATGCGCGGGAGGCGCGCCAGCGTAAGCAGCGCGAGCGGGATATGATGGATgctgcgaagaggaagatgagggaggACTTGGAGGCTAGGGAGCGCGCGGGGGCTGCGGCGatgggtggtgctggtgcgcAACGCGGTGTAAAGCGACCGTGGATGGGGGGCGGCGCTGATGACGATGCTGAAGTGAAGCTGCAGAGGGAGATTGAGCGCATTGCGGAGGATGGACGACGGCGGCGACgtgaggcggaggagaaacTGAAGCAGGaaatggaggaggaggaaaagctGATGcgccaggaggaagaagaggcgcAACGGGCGGCGGACAGGAGTAGTCAGAAGGTTGATCGCTCGAAAGAGGGTGGCACGAATGTTCCGGAACTAGAACGAGGTGTCAAGGTGCGTTGGGTACGTGAAGGACGCGGTCTGGATCTGGATAAAGATCGGTTGATCTCTCTATTCTCGTCTTACGGCGAGATCGAGAACATCCTGCTCCTCAAGGACAAACGACAACGTATCGGAGACAAccgcgagaagaagacggttgCGACAGCTGTGGTGATATTCGCTTCCATTGTCAGCGCCCACTTTGCTGTTCTGAACAGTGAGAAGAAAATGCGTCAGAGTGTTGGGCAAGCGGATAGCGAGTGGTCTGCCATCGAATCTGTCTTCTGGGCATCTGGCAGCCAACCCGACCTGAGTGTTGCAGCCAACAGCTATTCTACTGCTTCCACTCCCCTGGAACAGGGCATCGCAGCACCCAACTCTTCAGGACCAATTCCTTCCGCCGCCCCTCCCAAACCATCTTTCAACTTTGCTGGTTTGAAGTCAGCAGCGTCAGATGCTGCTGGTAAGAAACCCGGAAAAGCACCATCCTTCGGTTCCTTTGCTGCTGGCGCGGCGTCAAAGTCGGCGCAATCTGCGCCTGCTGGCTCAACCAATGGCTCGAGCGCCCCGAGTATGGCGGAGCTGACGCTGATGCGATTGAGAAATGCGCAACGGGAGAAGGAACGGAAGGCCCTTGAAGAGCAGCTtaggaaagaagatgaagctgcAGATGCAGCTGAGGCTGGAGCAAAGGTATAG
- the CAF17 gene encoding YgfZ/GcvT domain-containing protein (BUSCO:EOG092620V3;~COG:E;~EggNog:ENOG410PKK6;~InterPro:IPR017703,IPR027266;~go_function: GO:0005515 - protein binding [Evidence IEA]), translating into MMRSSPSTRTICAQCLGRNRYFSTTIQRCAPRSTTPNPPSPPATGYARLTNRGLISITGLDSTSYLQGLITQNMLITNDPNRATRRTGSYTAFLNSQGRVLNDAFLYPLPQAEGTSPDEHAWLVEVDKSEVTTLLKHLKKHKLRAKLKLRALDEGERTVWASWKDHSEPRWAAYNLDSQSLSPFASSSATVTGCVDTRAPGFGSRLITPGEGDLTTHLAEGEGEGYGSEVGLGSYTVRRMLHGIAEGQSEIIRESALPLESNMDMSRGIDFRKGCYVGQELTIRTHHTGVVRKRILPVQLYNGDLGDLGSADMPVYDPSVDVELPPSGSNISKVSARKGRSAGKFLGGVGNIGLALCRLEMMTDVALTGEGTQYSPDQEFKVSWTGAEDGSSESGEVKLKALVPAWTREHIYNGGVKKNQGRNLELEGQRARELLEQLEEEEESR; encoded by the coding sequence ATGATGCGTTCCAGCCCATCTACACGCACAATATGTGCGCAATGTCTCGGCCGCAATCGATACTTCTCCACGACCATCCAGCGTTGCGCCCCACGATCCACCACCCCGaacccaccctccccgccaGCGACCGGATATGCACGTCTCACAAACCGCGGATTAATCTCCATAACGGGCCTAGATAGCACCTCATATCTCCAAGGCTTAATCACCCAGAACATGCTCATCACGAACGACCCGAACCGTGCAACCCGTCGAACCGGCTCCTACACTGCTTTCCTGAACTCCCAAGGCCGAGTGCTGAACGACGCTTTCCTCTACCCATTACCCCAGGCAGAGGGCACATCACCGGACGAACACGCATGGCTGGTGGAAGTGGACAAGAGTGAAGTCACAACTCTCTTGAAACATCTCAAAAAACACAAACTCCGCGCGAAACTCAAGCTACGTGCcctggatgagggagagCGCACCGTGTGGGCCTCATGGAAAGATCATAGTGAACCCCGGTGGGCAGCATACAACCTGGATTCCCAGTCACTTTCGCCCTTTGCCTCGTCTTCTGCGACGGTTACCGGATGTGTAGATACCCGCGCACCAGGATTTGGGTCCAGGCTCATCACGCCGGGTGAGGGAGATTTGACGACGCATCTGGCggagggagaaggcgagGGTTATGGATCGGAGGTGGGTCTGGGCTCTTATACCGTGCGACGGATGTTGCATGGCATTGCGGAAGGGCAGTCGGAGATAATCCGCGAGTCCGCGCTTCCGTTGGAGTCTAACATGGATATGTCGCGGGGTATTGATTTCCGCAAGGGATGCTATGTCGGTCAGGAACTTACGATCCGGACGCATCATACCGGTGTTGTGAGGAAGCGTATACTGCCGGTTCAGTTGTATAATGGGGATCTAGGCGACTTGGGGTCGGCCGATATGCCGGTGTATGACCCCTctgtggatgtggagttGCCGCCATCCGGGTCGAATATCTCCAAGGTCAGCGCGCGCAAGGGCCGTAGCGCGGGCAAGTTCTTGGGCGGTGTTGGAAACATCGGACTTGCTTTGTGTcgattggagatgatgacggATGTTGCTTTGACTGGTGAGGGGACTCAATATAGTCCTGATCAGGAGTTCAAGGTCTCATGGACTGGGGCTGAAGATGGATCGTCTGAGTCTGGCGAGGTGAAGTTGAAGGCACTTGTCCCAGCTTGGACGCGAGAGCACATCTACAATGGTGGAGTGAAGAAAAACCAGGGGCGTAACCTAGAACTGGAGGGACAGCGAGCCAGAGAACTGTTGGAAcagttggaggaagaggaggagtcaCGATGA
- the DCP2 gene encoding decapping enzyme complex catalytic subunit DCP2 (COG:A;~EggNog:ENOG410PJA5;~InterPro:IPR007722,IPR036189,IPR020084,IPR000086, IPR015797,IPR044099;~PFAM:PF05026,PF00293;~go_function: GO:0003723 - RNA binding [Evidence IEA];~go_function: GO:0016787 - hydrolase activity [Evidence IEA];~go_function: GO:0030145 - manganese ion binding [Evidence IEA];~go_function: GO:0050072 - m7G(5')pppN diphosphatase activity [Evidence IEA];~go_process: GO:0000184 - nuclear-transcribed mRNA catabolic process, nonsense-mediated decay [Evidence IEA];~go_process: GO:0000290 - deadenylation-dependent decapping of nuclear-transcribed mRNA [Evidence IEA]), whose amino-acid sequence MTETKMQLEDWLDDLCVRFIINLPREELESVERICFQVEEAQWFYEDFIRPLDPALPSLSLKAFALRIFQHCPLMSQWSHYHHITAFSEFLAYKTRVPVRGAIMLNDDMDEVVLVKGWKKGANWSFPRGKINKDEKDIDCAIREVYEETGFDVREAGLVQDEKDVKFIEITMREQHMRLYVFRGVPQDAHFEPRTRKEISKIEWYKLSELPTLKKSKQQDQGFAVANANKFYMVAPFMHPLKKWIAQQKRLEGKTPGGPKLPMQNDMSIDEASHAVHSFTPNQAAAEMATPSDLPELASTQDASAHLKRLLNINNLVPSGNTSPIIHAPVSGPSASKSNALLELLRTGSSRESLPQANIPEQQSMPAPLPGSVPPVSRPYPAMGFFPGFPQQGPHVGVPPSLPSYPQPNHGPVPHLPASIANAMPHGQLNQRPLSAAPPGPSGSVHGTFPPQQSLASHFHKDTGSLAELAPAPQSQAAPAPYHRTGDPQFSQSGHPSQALGATVPPARNLPPPKLTSHSLALLNVFKDDSTKTPKTPKANLVSHTGPAQASERRPSQHQDHLLNLLRGSPAPAVSGPAELSGQSVSPARKQVLQRPRGDHSPARRSSPAANPWTSSPASGPTMHTSQPGAQKPSRKAQNGPNRKGLRSEQASAVTAPITILARPQAAKEQPPARASPQTSRPPSQPRGPKPSSPEPPKPFQPQILRRSDNPNAMNLLPIRTALNESQNQQAAARSTESPRHSQPQPSFDRRPSQTVAQKEMLLSLFGKTSVSPNISPAELGASVPKPSQPSSVVSPLSPVNLPAVPNVGQTPHEMEDSQVSNANKVSSPVNKAFLLGFLEGVAKGHK is encoded by the exons ATGACAGAAACAAAGATGCAGTTGGAAGACT GGCTGGATGATTTATGTGTTCGCTTTATCATTAACTTACCCCGAGAAGAGCTCGAATCTGTTGAACGCATCTGTTTTCAGGTTGAAGAAGCACAATGGTTTTACGAAGACTTCATTCGGCCGTTGGATCCGGCTCTCCCGTCCTTGTCCCTGAAAGCCTTCGCTTTGCGCATTTTTCAGCATTGCCCATTGATGTCCCAATGGTCgcattatcatcatatcacCGCATTCTCCGAATTCCTGGCCTACAAAACCCGGGTTCCGGTGCGCGGTGCCATCATGCTTAACGATGACATGGACGAGGTGGTCTTGGTCAAGGGTTGGAAGAAAGGCGCCAACTGGAGTTTTCCACGAGgcaaaattaataaagatgaGAAAGACATCGACTGCGCCATTCGAGAAGTCTACGAGGAAACTGGTTTTGACGTTCGGGAAGCCGGATTGGTCcaagatgagaaagatgTCAAGTTCATCGAAATCACCATGAGAGAGCAGCACATGAGGCTGTACGTTTTCCGGGGCGTGCCACAGGATGCTCATTTTGAGCCGCGTACCCGCAAGGAGATTAGCAAGATCGAGTGGTACAAGCTGTCGGAGTTGCCGACactgaagaagagcaagcagCAAGATCAAGGCTTCGCCGTCGCCAATGCGAACAAGTTCTATATGGTAGCTCCGTTTATGCATCCACTCAAGAAGTGGATTGCCCAACAAAAGAGGCTTGAAGGAAAGACTCCAGGTGGCCCGAAGCTGCCTATGCAGAACGACATGTCGATCGACGAAGCTTCCCATGCCGTGCACAGCTTCACACCGAACCAGGCGGCTGCGGAAATGGCTACTCCCAGTGACTTGCCAGAACTTGCGTCGACTCAGGACGCCTCTGCTCACCTTAAGCGCCTTCTCAACATTAACAATCTGGTTCCTTCTGGAAATACATCGCCGATCATCCATGCACCAGTCTCAGGGCCTAGTGCCTCTAAATCTAATGCTCTTTTAGAGCTGCTGCGGACCGGCTCGTCTCGTGAATCCCTTCCACAAGCCAATATTCCAGAGCAGCAATCGATGCCGGCCCCTCTTCCAGGGAGTGTGCCTCCTGTGAGTCGTCCTTATCCCGCGATGGGCTTCTTCCCGGGCTTTCCCCAGCAAGGCCCTCATGTCGGCGTACCCCCCAGCTTGCCGTCATACCCACAGCCCAATCACGGTCCTGTACCACATCTACCAGCATCCATTGCCAATGCAATGCCTCATGGCCAGTTGAATCAAAGACCGctctctgctgctcctccaggGCCATCTGGTAGTGTTCACGGAACTTTCCCCCCTCAGCAGTCGCTTGCATCACACTTCCACAAAGACACAGGTTCGCTGGCAGAACTCGCTCCCGCTCCGCAGAGTCAAGCCGCCCCTGCCCCCTACCATCGAACCGGTGATCCTCAATTCTCTCAATCAGGTCATCCTTCCCAAGCTCTCGGTGCGACCGTGCCACCGGCGAGAAATTTGCCTCCACCCAAACTTACGAGCCATTCCCTGGCTCTGTTGAATGTTTTCAAGGATGACTCGACCAAAACACCCAAGACGCCCAAGGCGAATTTGGTGTCCCATACTGGACCGGCGCAAGCCAGTGAACGAAGGCCCTCCCAACATCAGGATCATCTCCTTAATTTGCTGAGAGggtctcctgctcctgctgtcTCTGGGCCGGCCGAACTATCGGGTCAATCAGTGTCCCCGGCCAGAAAACAAGTCCTTCAACGACCCCGGGGGGACCATAGCCCTGCGCGGCGCAGTTCGCCCGCGGCTAATccatggacttcttcgccAGCCTCTGGACCGACCATGCATACTTCACAACCCGGAGCTCAGAAGCCATCAAGAAAGGCACAGAATGGGCCGAATCGCAAAGGACTCAGAAGTGAGCAGGCATCGGCTGTTACGGCCCCTATAACAATCTTGGCAAGACCGCAAGCCGCCAAAGAACAGCCTCCTGCACGCGCTTCTCCGCAAACTTCCCGTCCTCCCTCCCAGCCTAGGGGTCCGAAACCCAGTTCTCCGGAGCCACCTAAACCGTTCCAGCCGCAGATTCTACGTCGCTCTGATAACCCAAATGCGATGAATCTTCTCCCGATCCGGACTGCACTCAATGAGAGTCAAAATCAACAGGCCGCCGCACGCTCCACGGAGTCCCCTCGGCATTCGCAACCTCAACCCAGCTTCGACCGCAGACCGAGTCAAACTGTCGCGCAGAAGGAGATGCTCCTATCACTCTTTGGCAAAACCTCTGTCTCTCCAAATATTTCCCCTGCGGAACTGGGCGCATCTGTTCCGAAACCGTCGCAGCCTTCTTCTGTCGTTAGTCCACTGTCGCCGGTCAACTTGCCCGCTGTTCCTAACGTTGGCCAGACACCTCATGAAATGGAGGATAGTCAGGTATCTAATGCCAATAAGGTCTCTTCGCCTGTCAATAAGGCTTTCTTGCTTGGGTTTCTGGAAGGAGTTGCTAAAGGACACAAGTAA
- a CDS encoding DUF4112 domain-containing protein (COG:S;~EggNog:ENOG410PIRS;~InterPro:IPR025187;~PFAM:PF13430;~TransMembrane:2 (i76-98o129-149i)): MSAQLANLVGKKILAESARNHFGQEDPYFEEVPASRLNRAFGKKTQKRRKAVPPGLSQNDSKVLTQVKRRAYRLDLCLFSLCGIRFGWGSVIGLFPFIGDGADAALALMVVHTCDKIDGGLPSRLRMMMLMNIVIDFFIGLVPFIGDVADAVYKCNTRNAVLLEKHLREKGAKALAKQERRQDTADMSLPDEFDRYDDDTSGEPSSHKGQPHSRNTDGPAKPQAARDPKKSRSQGRWFGGRAQPEDDLETGVIDNSRPSRRH, translated from the exons ATGTCGGCGCAACTTGCAAATCTAGTGGGCAAGAAGATTCTCGCAGAATCCGCCCGGAATCATTTTGGACAAGAA GACCCCTACTTCGAAGAGGTTCCCGCGTCACGCTTGAATCGCGCCTTCGGGAAGAAAACACAAAAGCGACGCAAAGCAGTCCCTCCCGGCTTGTCGCAGAACGACAGCAAGGTTCTGACGCAAGTTAAAAGAAGGGCGTATCGCTTGGACTTATGTCTCTTTAGCCTGTGTGGAATCCGATTCGGATGGGGAAGTGTTATAGGTCTATTCCCATT TattggagatggagcagATGCTGCATTGGctttgatggtggtgcaCACCTGTGACAAAATCGATGGGGGCCTCCCATCGCGGCTGCGAATGATGATGCTCATGAATATCGTGATCGATTTCTTTATCGGCCTGGTTCCTTTCATTGGTGACGTTGCTGATGCCGTGTACAAATGCAACACGCGGAATGCCGTGCTTCTGGAAAAACATTTGCGGGAAAAAGGGGCCAAGGCGCTTGCCAAACAAGAGAGGAGGCAGGATACAGCGGATATGAGCTTGCCGGACGAGTTCGACCGCTATGACGACGACACTTCGGGTGAGCCATCTAGCCACAAAGGCCAGCCACACAGTAGGAACACTGATGGACCAGCGAAGCCTCAAGCAGCACGGGATCCCAAGAAAAGCCGTTCACAAGGCAGATGGTTCGGAGGAAGAGCCCAACCGGAGGATGACCTTGAGACTGGAGTGATCGATAACTCCCGGCCCTCTCGGCGGCATTGA